The following are from one region of the candidate division WOR-3 bacterium genome:
- a CDS encoding thermonuclease family protein gives MKTGIVDTVIDVDTFTLKSGETIRLTCVDAPMTGTPNAAKAREELNRLIGGKPINCEVKGRDVYGRLIAEVWINNTNINDEMIRFMSGL, from the coding sequence ATGAAGACGGGAATCGTAGATACCGTAATAGACGTAGATACGTTCACATTAAAATCCGGCGAGACGATAAGACTTACTTGTGTTGACGCACCAATGACAGGTACTCCAAATGCGGCCAAAGCACGCGAGGAACTAAACCGGCTGATCGGAGGAAAACCGATCAACTGTGAGGTCAAGGGAAGAGACGTGTACGGGCGCCTTATTGCTGAAGTATGGATTAATAATACCAATATCAACGACGAAATGATTCGGTTCATGTCAGGTTTGTGA